The genomic segment GAACGTGCTGCGCGCGGTGGCCGACTTCCTGCGCTGAGACGCGGCTTGTCGCCCGCGGGGGCGCCGCTTAGCATCACCGCTTCAACAACAGCAAGGAGCGGAGATGGGAATGTTCACCTGGGCCGAAAAGCCCGCGCAGGTCCTGCAGCAGGGCGGAGTGATCGGGCCGGAGGAGCGCCTGCCCTGGCCGCAGACCGCCGCGATGGGCGTGCAGCACGTGATCGCGATGTTCGGCGCCACGGTGCTCGCGCCCATCCTCATGGGCTTCGATCCCAACGTCGCCATCCTCATGAGCGGCGTCGGCACGCTCATCTTCTTCCTGGTCACCGGCGGCAAGGTGCCCAGCTACCTGGGCTCCAGCTTCGCCTTCATCGGCGTGGTGATCGCGGCGACGGCGTATGCGGGCAAGGGCCCCAACACCAACATCGGCGTGGCGCTGGGCGGCATCATCGCCTGCGGCATCGTCTACACGATCATCGGCTTCATCGTGCAGGCCATCGGCACGGGCTGGATCGAGCGCTTCATGCCGCCGGTGGTCACGGGCGCCGTGGTGGCGGTGATCGGCCTCAACCTGGCGGGGATCCCGATCAAGAACATGGCCGCGAGCAGCTTCGATTCGTGGATGCAGGCCGTCACCTTCGTGTGCGTAGCGCTGGTGGCGGTGTTCACCCGCGGCATGGTGCAGCGGCTGCTGATCCTGGTCGGCCTGATCGTCGCGACCATCATCTACGCGCTGCTCACCAACGGACTGGGCATGGGCAAGCCAATGGACTTCAGCGGCATCGCCAGTGCGGCCTGGTTCGGCGCGCCCGCGTTCGCGGCGCCCGTGTTCAGCGCGCCCGCGATGCTGCTGATCGCGCCGGTGGCCGTCATCCTGGTGGCCGAGAACCTGGGCCACATCAAGGCGGTGACGGCGATGACCGGCCGCAACCTCGACGCCTACATGGGCCGTGCGTTCATCGGCGACGGCGTGGCCACGATGGTCAGCGGCTCCGTCGGCGGCACCGGTGTCACGACCTACGCCGAGAACATCGGCGTGATGGCGGCCACCAAGATCTATTCGACCGCGATCTTCGTCGTGGCCGCGGTGATCGCGATCGTGCTGGGCTTCTCGCCGAAGTTCGGCGCGGTGATCCAGGCCATCCCGCTGCCGGTGATGGGCGGCGTGTCCATCGTGGTGTTCGGCCTCATCGCCGCCGCGGGCGCCAAGATCTGGGTCGACAACCGGGTGGACTTCTCGGACAACCGCAACCTGATCGTGGCCGCCGTGACGCTGGTGCTGGGCACCGGCGACTTCACGCTGAAGTTCGGCGGCTTCTCGCTCGGCGGCATCGGCACCGCCACGTTCGGCGCGATCCTGCTGTACGCGCTGCTCAGCCGCGG from the Ramlibacter henchirensis genome contains:
- a CDS encoding solute carrier family 23 protein; this translates as MGMFTWAEKPAQVLQQGGVIGPEERLPWPQTAAMGVQHVIAMFGATVLAPILMGFDPNVAILMSGVGTLIFFLVTGGKVPSYLGSSFAFIGVVIAATAYAGKGPNTNIGVALGGIIACGIVYTIIGFIVQAIGTGWIERFMPPVVTGAVVAVIGLNLAGIPIKNMAASSFDSWMQAVTFVCVALVAVFTRGMVQRLLILVGLIVATIIYALLTNGLGMGKPMDFSGIASAAWFGAPAFAAPVFSAPAMLLIAPVAVILVAENLGHIKAVTAMTGRNLDAYMGRAFIGDGVATMVSGSVGGTGVTTYAENIGVMAATKIYSTAIFVVAAVIAIVLGFSPKFGAVIQAIPLPVMGGVSIVVFGLIAAAGAKIWVDNRVDFSDNRNLIVAAVTLVLGTGDFTLKFGGFSLGGIGTATFGAILLYALLSRGGSRPAAQAAPRAAR